Part of the Chlamydiota bacterium genome is shown below.
AAACTGCTTGAGATTTGTTAGAGGGAAAAGGATTTAAATGCACTGATTGGATAATCTTATGGTTTGGATCGAGGACAATCTTGAGTGTTTTTTCCAAAGGATCATAAATTTTTGAAATAAAAGGGAGTTTTTTGATGAACGTATGCATGCGCTCTGTTGTCGATTCTAAGGCCCATAATTTGATTAAAAATCCTACTAAGGTGATGAGGATGACAAGCGCTAAAACGATGATGAGTTGTGCAAAAATATGGATCAAAATAGAAGATTCAGCAAGTTCCTTTGGCGTATGGATAATCTCCATATTAATGAGCCATACTTTGATGTGGTGGACAAAAGGCTTTGTGAGTTTATTAAAAAAAAAACGCAAAAACAGGAGCGTTATGATAAAAGGGATTAAGATAGAAAGACCGGAAAGAATATTTTTTTTCATGCTTCTTCTTGAGGAACTTGTTTTTGCATGCCTTCTGGATGGATCACTCCACACGAGACAATAAATTTTAAAGCCTCTTCTGTTTTAATATCGAGATCGATCACGTCTTCTTCTTTAAACATCAAGATAAAACCCGATGTAGGGTTGGGCGTTGTAGGAACAAAGACAGAGATCAGTTTTTCTTTTACTGCATCTTCAAGCATTTGAGGCGCATCTCTAGACACAAGTCCCAAGCAATAAACATCTTCTTTTGGAAAAGGGACAAGCACAACGCGTTTAAAGGATTTACTATCGGATTTGAAAAAGGTGTTGATGATCTCTTGCGATGTTTTATAAATCTTATTGACAAGGGGTATTTTGTGTAAAATAGAGTCAGAAAATTTAATTAAAGAACGAAAGAAGAACCAGCGTGCGACCATTCCCAAAATGAGTATGAAAACAAAAATCAAGATCAAAATAATGATCTGACTTGTGCGATAAATCAGCTGCATCGATAACACACTAGAAAGCTCTTTTCCATTCCACTGAATCCTTGAGAGGAAATTAACAAAAGCTCCAATGAAAGGCTCTGTCAAAAAATTCACAATGAATATAACGATGGCCACTGTGACTGCCAAGGGCAACAAAATCACAAGCCCTGTTAAAAAATATTTTTTCATACCTTCATCCCACGAGTATTTTTTATACTATAGCGCCAAAGTAAATCTTTGTCATCTCCCGCATAGTCAATTCCAATTCTTTTTGATAAGTATAGTACATTTTTATTTATTTGAAACCCCCGATCTTCGATCCATATGGGTGCAGTATTCAGTTTTAATCCATTATGTTTAAGCTCAATCCCTAAACTTTGTGTTAATTTTCCAGGACCAGAGCCAATGTCTTTTCCATTTCTGCGTTTTTTCATGATATCGATGCCTTCCAAAGGTTCAATTCTACGCACTAAAATCGCTTCTGCAACGTCTTTTTTGTTTGTGACGATGTTAAATAAAGGATGCATTCCGTAGCAAAGATAGACATAAGCCGTGCCTCC
Proteins encoded:
- a CDS encoding putative 3-methyladenine DNA glycosylase, encoding MLSSNFFENEDVCSIAKALLGKCLCTYFIHKTIGIITEVEAYSFKEKACHAYQNKQTKRNSMMFEKGGTAYVYLCYGMHPLFNIVTNKKDVAEAILVRRIEPLEGIDIMKKRRNGKDIGSGPGKLTQSLGIELKHNGLKLNTAPIWIEDRGFQINKNVLYLSKRIGIDYAGDDKDLLWRYSIKNTRGMKV